In Pyrus communis chromosome 1, drPyrComm1.1, whole genome shotgun sequence, the following are encoded in one genomic region:
- the LOC137736869 gene encoding large ribosomal subunit protein uL18-like → MAFAKAQKSRAYFKRFQVKYKRRREGKTDYRARIRLINQDKNKYNTPKYRFVVRFTNKDIVAQIISASIAGDLVLAAAYAHELPHYGLEVGLTNYAAAYCTGLLLARRVLKKLEMDDEYEGNVEATGEDYSVEPADSRRPFRALLDVGLIRTTTGNRVFGALKGALDGGLDIPHSEKRFAGFSKDSKQLDPEVHRKYIYGGHVAAYMRTLAEDEPEKYQSQFSEYIKKGIEADNIEELYKKVHAAIRADPTIKKTEKPAPQEHKRYNLKKLTFDERKKKLVERLKAFNDAGNDDDSDDDDEY, encoded by the exons ATG GCTTTCGCCAAAGCTCAGAAATCAAGGGCCTACTTCAAGAGGTTCCAAGTCAAGTACAAGAGAAGGCGAG AGGGAAAGACTGACTACCGAGCCAGGATTAGGCTTATTAACCAAGACAAGAACAAGTACAACACACCCAAGTATCGGTTTGTCGTGAGATTT ACCAACAAGGATATTGTTGCACAAATTATATCTGCCAGTATTGCTGGTGATTTGGTTCTTGCTGCTGCCTATGCCCATGAGCTCCCACACTATGGGCTCGAAGTTGGTCTTACAAACTATGCTGCAG CCTATTGCACTGGCCTTCTTTTGGCTCGTCGTGTGTTGAAGAAGCTTGAAATGGATGATGAATATGAGGGAAATGTTGAG GCTACTGGTGAGGACTATTCTGTAGAGCCAGCTGACAGCAGAAGGCCATTCCGTGCTCTTCTTGATGTAGGTCTTATCAGGACCACCACAGGAAATCGTGTATTCGGTGCGTTGAAG GGTGCTTTGGATGGAGGGTTGGATATCCCTCACAGTGAAAAGAGGTTTGCCGGTTTCTCCAAGGATAGCAAGCAACTTGACCCAGAGGTTCATCGGAAGTACATCTATGGTGGCCATGTTGCTGCCTACATGAGG ACCTTGGCGGAGGATGAGCCAGAGAAGTATCAAAGTCAATTCAGTGAATATATTAAGAAAGGAATTGAAGCGGATAACATCGAGGAGTTGTACAAGAAAGTTCATGCTGCCATCCGTGCTGATCCTACAATTAAGAAGACTGAAAAGCCTGCTCCTCAAGAACACAAGAG ATACAACCTCAAAAAGCTCACCTTTgatgagaggaagaagaagttgGTTGAGAGATTGAAGGCCTTCAATGACGCTGGCAACGATGACgacagtgatgatgatgatgagtaCTAA
- the LOC137736878 gene encoding uncharacterized protein: protein MAHSLASPPPTTAAATSISTAAAKKTTRFRSVGFQNVRASDQVSDDSNAANNNTVHRRNVGLALAGAVLSFTVGDPNSSANAAARRPPPPPAEDEKEKEKKDPNVSGVIAKVLASKKRKEAMKQSVAKLREKGKPIQAPPE from the exons ATGGCGCATTCGCTAGCGTCGCCGCCACCTACCACTGCCGCAGCAACATCAATCTCAACAGCAGCGGCTAAAAAGACCACTCGTTTCCGGTCAGTGGGATTCCAAAACGTCAGGGCTTCCGATCAAGTTTCCGATGACTCCAATGCCGCGAACAATAATACCGTTCACAGGAG GAATGTGGGTTTGGCTTTGGCGGGCGCTGTACTGAGCTTCACTGTGGGCGACCCAAATTCAAGTGCAAATGCGGCAGCCAGAAGGCCTCCACCGCCTCCGGCGGAGgatgagaaggagaaggagaaaaagGACCCGAACGTCAGTGGTGTTATAGCGAAAGTCCTAGCTAGCAAAAAGAGGAAGGAGGCCATGAAACAATCGGTGGCCAagctaagagagaaaggaaaaCCGATCCAAGCGCCACCTGAatag